One genomic window of Nicotiana sylvestris chromosome 10, ASM39365v2, whole genome shotgun sequence includes the following:
- the LOC138879283 gene encoding uncharacterized protein: MSGCQTAEASLDVVTGILTVQTHDVYALIDPGSTLSYVTPFVSLKFGIKSNQLHDPFSVSTPVDESITAARVYRGCVVTVRGRDTMVDLVKLGMIDFDVIMGMDWLYSCFAKLDCRTRTMRLEFSNEPVVEWKGDNVV; this comes from the coding sequence ATGAGTGGTTGTCAGACCGCAGAGGCTTCtctagatgttgttacaggtattctgactgtccaaactcatgatgtgtatgcacttattgaccctggatccaccttgtcctatgttaccccttttgtttCTTTGAAATTTGGTATAAAATCGAATCAGCTTCACGATCCATTTTCGGTATCTACTCCGGTCGATGAGTCAATTACGGCTGCTCGAGTTtatagaggttgtgttgtcaCTGTGCGTGGTAGGGATACTATGGTCGATCTTGTTAAATTAGGGatgattgattttgatgtaataatgggaatggattggctttattcatgctttgccaaacttgattgtcgTACTAGAACCATGAGGCTTGAATTTTCTAATGAGcccgttgttgaatggaagggagataatgtagtgtGA